In a genomic window of Erigeron canadensis isolate Cc75 chromosome 5, C_canadensis_v1, whole genome shotgun sequence:
- the LOC122599857 gene encoding cysteine-rich and transmembrane domain-containing protein WIH2-like yields the protein MSYYNQGQPPVGAPPPQGYPPEGYPKDAYPPPGYPPQQGYPPPQQGYPPQQGYPPQYAPQYGAPPQQQKQSSGVMEGCLAALCCCCLLDACF from the exons atGAGTTACTACAATCAAGGCCAACCCCCTGTTGGTGCTCCCCCTCCACAAG gttATCCACCAGAGGGCTACCCAAAGGATGCATACCCACCACCAGGGTATCCACCACAACAAGGCTATCCACCACCACAACAAGGTTACCCACCACAACAAGGATACCCACCTCAGTATGCTCCTCAGTATGGTGCTCCTCCTCAACAGCAAAAACAAAGTAGTGGTGTCATGGAAGGAtg TTTGGCTGCCCTGTGTTGCTGCTGCCTGTTGGATGCTTGCTTTTGA